The following is a genomic window from Epinephelus moara isolate mb chromosome 17, YSFRI_EMoa_1.0, whole genome shotgun sequence.
CCTTCACTGGAAACACTATAGGGGCAGTGTAAATATGTACACAGGTCTTCCTCAGAGCAGCAGTGCCAGTAAGAGAACAACAGTGTGTCAGGTGTTATCATGCTGCCATGTCCTGTAAATCTCTCCTCTACTGTAAACCatcacctcctctcccctcagacctccctctgctgctgctgctgctgatgatgagcACACACCagccagcctcctcctcctcctcctcactgctcAGACGCAAGTGCTCGTCCACGTCTGTGACGAGCTCGCGCCTACGCTGTTTTAAAAACGGTTGCTCCACGCGCTCAGTGATTCACTCAAGTCAAACGCGTCGAGCAGGGAGAGCACAGAGCATGATTCAGTGTCTACATGAACTGTCTCCGTCTGCATGTGTCTCACTGCCGCTTATCCGAGCACGAGGAATTCTACGAGGAGAGCCGGTACAGAGTTATCGATTAGTTTATTGAGTTTGATTTAATGACAGTTGGTCGAGTTTAGTGTGAACGTGCGGGATAGCAGACTTCACCTGACCCGGTGTGTTTGAAAACACCACCAAACTCTGCAGTTCACCTGAGACGCACGAGGACATCGTTTGCATGAAACTGTGGCCAGGtaagacacattttttaaaagtataaaGTGTGATTTTATTAACATATTCAAAATATAATGACAGTTTGTGAAAGCACATGCAACTTTAATCACTGTCACGCTTATACTTGTGATATATTACTGAGAAATGAGGGGGCTTGGCGGACGCTACGGGGCTCGCCGAATCTCACTGTAAAATCCGCCAATTTTAAGTTGTCTCGCTCATTTCTTAAATTAAATGTCGCACAGATGACATATTTTGATGTTACAGTAATCAATAGGCTCTAATGTTTAATTCGGCATACAAGAAATGAGAACATAACATGAAGAAAAAGTTTTTAACAACTGTTTTCTGTTGCTCCTTTTAGAGAAAGTGAAGCAAACCCCTGTCATGCCTTGTCTTAATTTAGCTTTAGCTTTGTATGGTAAATCATGAAATGTAGAAACCCTAATTTAAACTCTTAGTTCACATTCTTGTGtgctttatttgtatttttcttcatatttgaaATAAAGTTTAGGGCAAAAATCTCCATacacataggtgtagatttagGGGGGTACGCAGGGGCATGTCCCCCCTCAATTTTAAGAACATTTGCATTTGTACctccccaataaaaacataaaatagcagagaacttttattttgtcaaaattaaaaacattttcaccattaattgatgcagaaaatgcacataTTGGTAcattaaaatcaccagaatgcaggaaattaagtgtttaaagCTCAAATTTTGGTTCCAtagaataaatattaaagttaaATAGAAGCTGATGTGTTGTATCCACTTCCTAATGCTGATCGGCAGCCACAGCTCTTTGCACATGTTCAAAAAACTTAGAGAGTTGTTTACTCAGATCACGTGAAGTTACGCACGACAGCTTACCTGCATGCAGATTTGGATTGTTTGTTTGGGACATGGCTGAGTTTGTGACTCGTGCCCTGTGGCAGGGAACAACAGTGTTGCACAGTACCTGTGGTTTAATGCAAAACAGGTAGCcacctgcgtgtgtgtgtttccaagTGAGAGTTGTGCACGTTTGCAACCCACacgtgtaactgtgtgtgtgcatgcccgGGGTCGGCCCAGGCTCTAGGTCAACTCTCATCTCTTTTGTGAGGTGACACACTCACAAAAGCACGCCATTGTTTGCAGGAGAAATATTTAGGTGGGGAACGCAAAGCTGTTTCCTGCGCGGGGTCCCGGCTAACAATGACCGCCACCTTGGAACAGTCGGCGGTTCTCAGTGCAGCTCACTTCTGAGGAGCTCGGATGTTGAAAGAATAGCCAAGAAAAgagaaagggggaaaaaataaagttcGGAGAACACAATGAGAGAACAGGCAGGTCTGTGGGTTTGTAGGATGGGAGACAATGGGAGGCCAGATGTGGACGTTGCATAAGACTGGGGTTGGCAAGGTCACAGAATCCTTCAAGTCCTCCTGTTAGAAACAGCACTGTGATATAAGAGTTTGTAGTTCTTGGCACGGGGTGCATGTACCTGTGATTACCTGCGTGCCACCTTTTGTGTGTTACGTTAACCTTCAGATTATTGTGGCATGTTTCCACTTCATCAGTGTGAGGGTTCACTGCAGCGAGGACAAAGCCCAAACCTCACTGTAAATATTTAATGGCTGGTGTCTGTGGTGAATGAATATTCCTCCCATGCGTCACCTTTGTAACTGATCCTGTTTGGTGGCCTTCTGTTTTTCCATGCTGCGGTACAAGTTGTGCTgagtgcatgttttttttttttccccttatcAAGGAgttgaaagaatgagattgcacaAAAACGATAACGAACAGAGAGTTGCTTTTAACCGAACTAAATGTCAAAACAACCTATTTCCAGGATGTACTTTCTCCTTCACCGTATTTAACTCTGAACAAAGCTCAAGCATCTGTCACGCTCAATTATTCATCTGCTAACGTCACTGTCTGCCTCTTTTCAGATAAAAGCAGTGGATGCAACTACGCTCCGTCTGTGGAAGAAAGGTGGAAAAGTGGGAGAGGCTCTAAAGACGACCAGCTGGCCACCGGCAGATACACCTCAGCTAAAATTCCCTCCAAACCCAGCCTGAAGCGCACCATGTCTCTCAGCACGTTTCACCTCATGCAGACTCTTAAGAACTCTCCAGCTGCGCTACGTCGCCGCTTTCGCCGCGACCGCACAGAGTCTTTATCCCACGGTGATCCTCTCTTCAAGGTCCACTACCTGGGCACGGAGAAAATCTTCTCTCTGGATCGAGAGCAGGCTCAGGACGCTATCAGCCACTTGCTGGAAGGTATCGCTAACGGGAAGAAGCTGAGCAAAGATCACGCCCTGGTGGTGCGCCCGAGATACGTAGAGGTCAAGGAGCTGAGCACAGGTCGGCAGCTCACCAAGACGTACCTTCAGGACATTGCATACTGTGCGGCGGACGCAAACCGGCCCAACGTCTTCTTGTACATCTGCAAACATCAagggcagcagctgcagtgtcGGGTGTTCTGGTGCAGCCGGGCGGAGCGGGCACGAGACATGACAGCTTGTCTGGCACATTCTTTCCAGCGGGCGCTGAGCGACTGGCAGCAGAATGGCTCGGCCACGCTGCAGCCAGGAGAGGGGAAGGGGAAGCGCGTGGAGGAGTCGTCCAACTCTCCCGCTAACAACAAGAGCTCCACGCTGCCCGCCAGTCTGGGAAAAGGTGAGATGACAGTACTGCTTCATGAAGgcttaaaagtgtttgtttttgtcactgacgggctcagattattgtttaaagttaacacttaaaataacacaatgagcctgtcagtggcaaaaataggttcttttagtggacgtaaattcaCGGTGCACAGTTGTCCATTACTCCAATACTGGAgtcatttcaaaaacatttgtCTCCATGAGTCACCTAGACTTAAAAACATGgtgaaatagggtccaggttgaaaaataaaaaggctaTGAGTATGTTTTCCTTCGGAGTTGGAAGCTGTAGGGATGGCAGTTACGGCTACTCTGCTAAGCTAGGCTAGTTAACGTTTAGCTTGTTACTTCTGGTGTTACGTTTTTAGATTAGATTTATTCTTATTCACATGATGTAGTGAACTTAACTACTATAATGTTTgggcatttttcatttaaaggaaACCCTAAATTAGCTTGCTAAGGCTAACTACCTAGCTAGCTTCCAGTTAGCTCTGGTTTTCCTCTTCCTGTGAGTTTTACTTATTCCCCCTTCCAcattattgatgtttttatgacaaaATGGCACATTgcgctctcactcaatactaGACCCATTTGAAAAATTATTCACTGCTCTGCTAAGCTAGGCTAGTTAGCTTTTAGCTCATTAATCTAATGTTACTTCTGGTGTTACGTTTTTAAACTAGATTTAACCTTATTTACAGTTACTTACATGAGTCCTACATTAGCTTTAGCTGTGGCTAGCTTCCCAGGTTTCCTCTTTTTGCGAGTTTtacttgaattttttttccccagccaAATTATATTATACGATAAGTCCCTTAGACACAAAGCCTTGgtgaaatagggtccaggttgaaaaataaaaacgtaAATGTAGGTTTCCCTCTGGAGTCAGAGGCTGCGGGAATGGCTGTTATTGCTACTCTAAGCTAGGCTAGTTACCTTTTTGGCTAGTTAATCTAATGTTACTTATGGTTTAAGTTTTTAAACTAGATTAAGCCTCATTTACAATTAGTTTCATGACATTATCACATCAATTATTAAGATGGCCTTTTTCATTTAGAGGAAACCCTAAAGTAGATTTAGCTAAGGCTAGCATCCCAGCTAGCCTTGGTTTTCCTCTTCTTGCGAGTTTTACTATTTTTCCCCTACCAAACTAATACTTTTTATACCAAAATaagttatattttttaatagatGTCAAAATTTTAGACTATTTTTTGACTCAGTTTTGATCAATTATGTAGTTATGGTGTTTTGGCTTTGTAGGGCTAAATAGTTCTAAACCACAAAGGCCTTTAATGGTTGAATAAAGAGCCATTTCCTTGATTAACTGTCGTTATCACTCTCTCCTCTTGCTCTCCAAGCTGTTCAGACAGATAAGATTTCCACTGCAGCGAGCACATTTAGTGAAAGTAATGAAAACCAAGTGCTGAAGTGGAGAACAGTAAATGAATACCCTCACCAGGACACTTTCAGAGTCAAGGTTGACAAACTCGTGGGGCTGCTTGGATGTTCATGATTAACATTTTAACACCGATGTTTCATCCGCAGCTGCCGAGCCACTCACCACTGACTCATCACTGACTCTGTGTCTCTTCCTTTTCAGTTCGCTGGAAGAAGAGGGGCTCTGTGTCTCGCAGCCCCCTCAGAGCCATCACCAGAAGAGGATCTGCCTCTGACAGCTGGAACTGAACTCCCGCCACTTTAACCCCTCAAACATGGGACCACATTAACCTGAAGACAACCTCAAGGATGACGGCACTGATGGGAGGGAGGGTGATTACAGGACAGACGGGAGGACAGAGGGACTGAAACTGGGAGGTGTGAAAGGTCCATATTTGGATGAATGAGGACTCTGCTTGTGAGAGGGTGTCGCCTGAATCAGTGAACGTATGGACTTGAAGGTTTTTCACGCAGCAGAGTTGACGGTTGCAAGAGTGATGTCCGATGTAGCACAACATGCTGTCGACAGCTGCCTTTGTTCGCctgtcagcagctctgtgactGGCTGCGAGCCGTTTGTGGACCGGGCTGGTTCGTTTCTGTAACTCTTTCATTTTTGGTCGGCTTGTTTGCTTTGAAGTAGTCTGCTTGATACTGAAGCCACCGAAGAGTTTGGTGTGCTGGAAGCAGATAATTAaaccagcaacaacagcagctgtcGGCCAAATGATCCACAGATGACGACTAAAAActggaaagagacaaagagctttatcttttttgtttttagaagGCGGATTTTTATTTAACTGACATATGTGACAGGTCATGATgattttatgttattattttaaccCTGTGGCACTAGGatgtttatctttttatttttgaatctACGTTGTGAGAGTTTTGGCCGAGATTACAAACAGATGTAAAGATAGAGAGGGAAAATGCAGGCATGCTATAAAAACGTCAAGTACATTTAATTAcagtttttaattcaattttaaagCATAATGCAttcatttgagaaaaaaattgccccttttttttttttcataattctgAGATTTCATGGAAAAATAATGCTCATGTTTTTCTGACTTAACCAAGTAATTATCTTATTAATTAAGAAAAATGAGAATTACTGAGATTAAGACACTAtctcagaatttaaaaaaaatgaatgggaatattttcagctttttttctttttttttttaaattaaccacATAAATATCTTATTCAGTTACAAAAACGAGAATTAAGAAAATTATTATCTCAGGAttttttaaggggaaaaaaatctgcatgtttttCTAATTTAACCAGataattcttatttatttacaaaaatgaaaattaattaaaaataattatctcagaattctggaaaaaaaaagtttttaaatggcAGAAATCTTTAGCTAGTTTTTCCTAAATAACCACGTCAGTAtcttaattcagaaaaacaagaattaacaaaattattatttcaaaatTCTGAGAGGAGATTTCGTGGAAAGAAATAATGCTcttgtttttctaaattaacCTGATAATTATTGAATaatccagaaaaaaacaaaacaaaattattatcTCAGagttctcattaaaaaaaaaaaaaaatctgcctgttTTCCTGAATTACCCAGATAAGTATCTTAAGAAAATTGAGAATTAATgagattattatctcagaattcacttttttttttgctttttctcaGTTAACCACATAATTATCttattaattcagaaaaaagagaaataatgaaattattatctcagaatttTCATAACCAGATATTTATCTTattaatttgtaaaaaaaaaaaaaaaaggaaaattaataataaattctgcaaatttttcagcatttaaGAGATTATTATCTTGTTAAAATAGAAAGTAGAAAATTGAGAATTAACaagattattttattaattcagAAACACAAGCAGCATTTTTATTGTCCCTTAAATtttttctcagaattctgaaatattttttattattccgAAAAAAagagtggattttttttttcttgaaatcttTGTCCGAATGAACGAGATTATCTCAAAATTCTGAGGAAAGGGA
Proteins encoded in this region:
- the si:dkey-19b23.8 gene encoding low density lipoprotein receptor adapter protein 1 is translated as MKLWPDKSSGCNYAPSVEERWKSGRGSKDDQLATGRYTSAKIPSKPSLKRTMSLSTFHLMQTLKNSPAALRRRFRRDRTESLSHGDPLFKVHYLGTEKIFSLDREQAQDAISHLLEGIANGKKLSKDHALVVRPRYVEVKELSTGRQLTKTYLQDIAYCAADANRPNVFLYICKHQGQQLQCRVFWCSRAERARDMTACLAHSFQRALSDWQQNGSATLQPGEGKGKRVEESSNSPANNKSSTLPASLGKVRWKKRGSVSRSPLRAITRRGSASDSWN